A genomic region of Bacillus marinisedimentorum contains the following coding sequences:
- the rpsD gene encoding 30S ribosomal protein S4 has product MARYTGPTWKISRRLGISLSGTGKELEKRPYAPGQHGPNQRKKLSEYGLQLQEKQKLRHMFGLNERQFRRTFDQAGKMKGIHGENFMILLESRLDNLVYRMGLARTRRQARQLVNHGHITVDGGRVDIPSYRVQPGQTIAVREKSKNFDIIKEAIEVNNFIPEYVSFDAEKLEGSYTRFPERSELPAEINEALIVEFYSR; this is encoded by the coding sequence ATGGCTCGTTATACAGGACCAACCTGGAAAATTTCCCGTCGTCTCGGAATCTCTCTGAGCGGCACTGGCAAGGAGCTTGAAAAGCGTCCTTATGCACCTGGTCAACATGGACCAAACCAGCGTAAAAAACTTTCCGAATATGGATTGCAGCTTCAAGAAAAACAGAAGCTTCGCCACATGTTCGGTTTGAATGAGCGCCAATTCCGCCGCACATTCGATCAAGCCGGCAAGATGAAGGGTATCCACGGTGAAAACTTCATGATCCTGCTTGAATCCCGTCTGGACAACCTGGTTTACCGTATGGGTCTTGCCCGTACACGCCGCCAGGCACGCCAGCTTGTAAACCACGGCCACATTACAGTGGACGGCGGCCGCGTAGACATTCCGTCTTACCGCGTACAACCTGGACAAACAATCGCTGTTCGCGAGAAGTCCAAAAACTTTGACATCATCAAAGAAGCTATCGAAGTTAACAATTTCATCCCTGAATATGTTTCTTTTGATGCTGAAAAATTGGAAGGTTCATACACTCGCTTCCCTGAGCGTTCTGAGCTTCCAGCCGAAATCAACGAAGCGCTTATCGTCGAATTCTATTCCCGTTAA
- the tyrS gene encoding tyrosine--tRNA ligase, with protein MNLLEDLQFRGLVNQVTDQEGLEKELEKGSVTLYCGFDPTADSLHIGHLLTVLTLRRFQNAGHNPIALVGGATGLIGDPSGKKAERTLNQQEIVEEWSDRIKGQLSQFLDFEGKNRAAVANNYDWIGKLDVVSFLRDVGKNFSINYMLAKESVESRIKTGISFTEFSYMILQSYDFLKLYQQENCRLQIGGSDQWGNITAGLELIRRSEGEEAKAYGFTIPLVTKADGTKFGKTEGGAVWLDAEKTTPYELYQFLLNTDDRDVVKFLKYFTFLSKDEIVELEKELQEAPEKRVAHRRLAEEVTKLVHGEEALQQANRISEALFSGNISDLSAKDIEQGFKDVPSYETEEKEAGLIDLLVQAKISPSKRQAREDIKNGAVYINGEREQSLEYTIREKDRIEDKFTVIRRGKKKYFLITYK; from the coding sequence ATGAATTTATTGGAGGATTTACAATTCCGCGGACTGGTCAATCAAGTGACTGATCAGGAAGGCCTGGAAAAGGAACTGGAAAAAGGGTCGGTCACCCTGTATTGCGGATTCGACCCGACGGCAGACAGTCTTCATATCGGCCATTTACTGACAGTCCTGACATTAAGACGATTTCAGAACGCCGGCCATAATCCGATTGCCCTTGTCGGGGGAGCGACAGGATTAATCGGCGACCCGAGCGGCAAGAAGGCTGAAAGGACGCTGAACCAGCAGGAAATTGTTGAAGAGTGGAGTGACCGGATCAAAGGGCAGCTTTCACAATTTCTTGACTTTGAAGGGAAAAACAGGGCGGCTGTCGCCAATAACTATGATTGGATCGGCAAGCTGGATGTGGTCAGTTTCCTGCGTGATGTAGGCAAAAATTTCAGCATCAATTACATGCTTGCCAAAGAATCGGTGGAATCAAGGATTAAAACGGGCATTTCCTTTACTGAATTCAGTTACATGATTCTTCAGTCATACGACTTTTTAAAACTGTACCAGCAGGAAAACTGCCGGCTTCAAATCGGAGGCAGTGATCAGTGGGGCAACATTACAGCCGGGTTGGAGCTGATCCGGAGGTCGGAAGGTGAAGAAGCGAAGGCTTACGGATTCACCATTCCGCTTGTCACAAAAGCCGATGGCACCAAGTTTGGAAAAACGGAAGGCGGAGCAGTATGGCTGGATGCCGAGAAAACGACACCGTACGAGCTTTATCAGTTTTTACTCAACACGGACGACCGTGATGTCGTGAAGTTTCTGAAATATTTCACGTTCCTATCCAAAGACGAAATCGTGGAGCTTGAGAAAGAGCTGCAGGAAGCACCGGAAAAACGGGTTGCCCATAGGCGTCTTGCAGAGGAAGTGACAAAGCTCGTCCATGGAGAAGAAGCACTCCAGCAGGCAAACCGCATTTCCGAGGCGCTGTTCAGCGGCAATATCTCAGATTTGAGTGCAAAGGATATCGAACAGGGATTTAAGGATGTTCCTTCATATGAAACAGAAGAGAAGGAAGCCGGTCTCATCGATCTGCTTGTCCAGGCGAAAATATCCCCATCAAAGCGCCAGGCCCGTGAAGACATTAAGAATGGGGCAGTATACATCAATGGCGAGCGGGAGCAGTCGCTCGAATACACGATCCGGGAAAAGGATCGCATAGAAGACAAGTTTACCGTCATCCGCCGCGGCAAGAAAAAATACTTTTTAATCACCTATAAGTAA